The proteins below are encoded in one region of Candidatus Aegiribacteria sp.:
- a CDS encoding Fic family protein, with the protein MPYDSQFPYDDLPTLPPSIDVESKAVLKECLSATRALAELKGAGGLIPDQTILINTIPLQEALSSSEIENIVTTQDELYRAALNKTAVKDPATKEVLRYRTALRNGYELLKDNPLSLDMILNVCRVLRDEDGIEFRSESEQVVLKNRMTGRITYTPPNGGTILISKLQNLEAFLLKHENLDPLIKMAVGHYQFEAIHPFSDGNGRTGRILNLLYLLHENLIDIPVLYLSRYIINNKHEYYRLLKDVTEHGAWEDWLLYMLRGITETALWTSDRIKAIRRLLDETVEHCRTDIPQVYSRELIDLIFRQPYCKISFLVDAGIAKRQTASSYLRELERIGVLTGEKIGREMIYKHPALLGVLSA; encoded by the coding sequence ATGCCATATGATTCACAGTTTCCATACGATGATCTTCCAACCTTACCTCCTTCCATTGATGTTGAGTCCAAAGCGGTTCTCAAAGAATGTCTTTCTGCTACGCGAGCATTAGCTGAGTTGAAAGGTGCAGGCGGACTCATTCCAGATCAAACCATCCTAATAAATACCATACCACTGCAAGAAGCCCTCTCCAGCTCAGAAATAGAGAACATTGTTACTACCCAGGATGAGCTCTATCGCGCAGCACTGAACAAAACTGCTGTAAAGGATCCTGCAACAAAGGAGGTCCTTCGCTATCGAACTGCTCTGCGTAATGGCTATGAATTACTGAAAGATAATCCACTTTCACTTGACATGATCCTTAATGTCTGCCGTGTTCTGCGTGATGAAGATGGAATAGAATTTCGATCAGAATCGGAACAAGTGGTGCTAAAAAACCGAATGACAGGCAGAATTACTTATACACCCCCTAATGGCGGTACCATCCTTATCAGTAAGCTGCAGAACCTTGAAGCCTTTCTTCTGAAACATGAGAATCTTGATCCTCTTATTAAGATGGCTGTAGGACACTACCAGTTTGAAGCCATTCATCCTTTTAGTGATGGTAACGGCCGAACAGGACGCATTTTGAATCTTCTTTACCTTCTCCATGAAAATCTGATTGATATTCCTGTTCTATACCTCAGTCGTTATATTATTAATAATAAGCATGAATATTACCGCCTTCTTAAGGACGTAACCGAGCATGGCGCCTGGGAAGACTGGCTACTCTATATGCTTCGCGGTATTACAGAAACAGCACTGTGGACTTCTGACCGCATTAAGGCTATTCGTCGTCTCCTGGATGAAACAGTTGAACATTGCCGTACTGACATTCCCCAGGTCTACTCGCGTGAGTTGATAGACCTCATCTTCCGTCAGCCATACTGTAAAATTTCCTTTCTTGTTGACGCCGGTATTGCGAAAAGACAAACCGCATCAAGCTATTTGCGCGAATTAGAGCGCATTGGTGTATTAACTGGAGAAAAAATTGGTCGTGAGATGATATATAAGCATCCTGCATTACTGGGTGTTCTATCAGCGTGA
- a CDS encoding SOS response transcriptional repressor, giving the protein MKDRFTEKQGQYLAFIDSYMVMHGRAPAEADLQRFFGTTPPTIHQMILKLDEKGLISRIPGQARSIRLLIDPDEIPRLKRK; this is encoded by the coding sequence ATGAAAGATAGATTCACAGAGAAGCAGGGCCAGTATCTGGCCTTCATCGACAGCTACATGGTTATGCATGGGAGAGCACCGGCAGAAGCGGATTTGCAGCGGTTCTTCGGCACCACGCCTCCGACAATACACCAGATGATCCTGAAACTGGACGAGAAGGGACTCATCAGCAGGATTCCCGGGCAGGCCCGATCAATCAGACTCCTGATCGATCCCGATGAAATCCCCCGGCTGAAGCGAAAATGA
- a CDS encoding type II toxin-antitoxin system RelE/ParE family toxin, with the protein MIKSFKCRDTEKLFADYDVRRFRSINRTARIKLEVLNAAISLQSLRIPPGNRLEQLKGNRKGQHSIRINNQWRICFIWKEEGVIEVEIVDYHKG; encoded by the coding sequence ATGATAAAATCTTTTAAATGCAGAGATACTGAAAAACTGTTTGCTGATTATGATGTCCGAAGATTTCGGAGTATCAACAGAACAGCCAGAATCAAACTTGAAGTTTTGAATGCAGCTATCTCTCTACAAAGCTTGCGTATCCCACCAGGGAACAGGCTTGAGCAACTTAAAGGAAATAGGAAAGGTCAACATAGCATAAGAATTAACAATCAATGGCGTATTTGCTTTATTTGGAAAGAAGAAGGAGTCATTGAAGTTGAAATTGTAGATTACCATAAGGGGTAG
- a CDS encoding ATP-binding protein, whose amino-acid sequence MITRTIQKKLLFLSERFPVVSVNGPRQSGKTTLVKHCFPEKKYVSLELPDNRRFAEEDPRGFLLTYDDAVIDEVQYVPELFSYIQVIVDEKNKPGQYILTGSQNFLLSEKISQSLAGRVAILTLLPFSCSEISTESFTRYETLLYKGFYPRLYDYDIPPGDFYANYVQTYIERDVRMIRNIGDLSRFHLFLKLCAGRTGQLLNYSSLAGECGISHTTASQWMSVLEASYIVFHLRSHHKNFKKRLVKMPKLYFYDTGLACYLLDMQNSSQLETHYSRGALFESFVISEFQKEQYNQGKTQNCYFWRDKHGHEVDCLIDRGGSIIPVEIKSGRTVNSKFFKPLKYWQKLSGSEVTPVIIYGGDTHQLRNGIELFPWKDVNKAFDHGE is encoded by the coding sequence ATGATTACTCGAACTATTCAGAAGAAACTTCTGTTTCTTTCTGAAAGGTTTCCTGTTGTATCGGTCAACGGTCCCAGACAGTCCGGAAAAACCACACTGGTGAAACACTGTTTTCCGGAGAAGAAATATGTCTCACTTGAATTACCGGATAACAGGCGTTTTGCTGAAGAAGATCCTAGAGGTTTTCTGTTGACCTATGACGACGCGGTTATAGATGAAGTACAGTATGTGCCGGAACTGTTCTCATATATCCAGGTTATTGTTGACGAGAAGAACAAACCCGGTCAGTATATTCTTACAGGTTCTCAGAACTTCCTTCTATCCGAGAAGATCAGCCAGTCGTTAGCAGGTCGTGTGGCAATACTGACTCTGTTGCCGTTTTCCTGTTCTGAGATATCCACAGAATCATTTACAAGGTATGAAACCCTGCTCTACAAGGGTTTCTACCCGCGTTTGTATGATTATGACATACCTCCCGGAGACTTTTATGCAAACTATGTTCAAACCTATATAGAGCGGGATGTACGGATGATCAGGAATATTGGTGATCTATCCAGATTTCATCTGTTCCTGAAACTGTGCGCAGGTCGAACGGGTCAGCTCCTGAACTACTCATCACTGGCTGGAGAATGCGGCATTTCACACACCACCGCGTCACAGTGGATGTCTGTGCTCGAGGCGAGTTATATTGTGTTTCATCTTCGCTCTCACCATAAGAACTTCAAAAAACGTTTGGTTAAGATGCCCAAACTGTATTTCTATGATACAGGCCTTGCATGTTACCTGCTGGATATGCAGAATTCTTCGCAACTTGAAACTCATTACAGCAGGGGAGCGCTGTTTGAGTCATTTGTTATTTCAGAATTTCAGAAAGAACAATACAACCAGGGAAAGACTCAGAACTGCTATTTCTGGCGGGATAAGCACGGGCATGAAGTAGATTGTCTGATTGACAGAGGAGGATCGATTATTCCTGTAGAGATTAAATCAGGCAGAACAGTAAACAGTAAGTTCTTCAAGCCACTGAAATACTGGCAAAAGCTTTCAGGCTCAGAAGTGACACCTGTTATAATCTATGGCGGAGATACTCATCAATTAAGAAATGGAATAGAGCTGTTTCCATGGAAAGACGTAAATAAAGCTTTTGATCATGGTGAATGA
- a CDS encoding AAA family ATPase yields MKRTITKELTAWKSSKVRKPLILRGARQVGKTYILQEFGETDFPRCHYVNFENDERLCELFEKDISPDRIINELQFYLDTSIDKVRDLVIFDEIQCCPRALTALKYFHEIMPELALCSAGSLLGVSLAGDSFPVGKVSFLDLFPMNFNEFLTGIGKSRLAELLRTHVLREPLPQIVHDQLWDLWKYYLIIGGLPEAVNIYHECLENPYEAVQAARSVHLDLVDTYMADIAKHSGKTNALHIERLWRNIPVQLARALDGSASKFRFKDAVPGFRGYERLSSPLGWLESARLILRTSIVNRAETPLAGFTRDNRFKQYFFDVGLLAVITNIDPAHILTYDYGSYKGYIAENFVAQELRAAGVRDLFCWEGRTSKVEFLLETPSGIIPIEVKSGWVTQSKSMNVFVERYQPRQNIILSAKNVKTCGSRLHVPIYAAGRLANLLSGQ; encoded by the coding sequence ATGAAACGGACAATCACTAAAGAGTTGACGGCATGGAAAAGCAGTAAGGTTCGAAAGCCGCTGATACTGCGTGGTGCCCGCCAGGTTGGAAAAACTTATATACTGCAGGAATTTGGCGAAACAGATTTTCCACGTTGTCATTATGTTAATTTTGAGAATGATGAACGATTGTGTGAACTATTTGAAAAAGATATTTCACCTGACCGAATCATCAATGAGCTGCAATTCTATCTTGATACCTCCATTGATAAAGTGCGTGATCTGGTCATATTTGATGAAATCCAGTGCTGTCCCCGGGCGCTCACCGCACTCAAATACTTTCACGAAATAATGCCGGAACTGGCATTGTGCAGTGCCGGTTCCCTGCTCGGAGTCAGTCTGGCCGGAGACTCTTTTCCCGTGGGAAAAGTTTCTTTTTTGGATCTATTTCCTATGAATTTCAATGAGTTCCTTACGGGAATCGGGAAATCGCGCTTAGCAGAACTGTTACGGACACATGTTCTTCGAGAACCACTGCCGCAAATTGTGCATGACCAACTATGGGATTTATGGAAATATTACCTCATTATCGGAGGTTTACCTGAAGCGGTCAATATCTACCACGAGTGTCTTGAAAACCCATATGAAGCTGTCCAGGCGGCTCGAAGCGTCCATCTGGATCTTGTCGATACGTACATGGCGGATATCGCAAAACACTCCGGCAAAACAAATGCCCTGCATATAGAACGGCTCTGGCGTAATATCCCGGTTCAGCTTGCGCGTGCTCTGGATGGGAGTGCATCGAAGTTTCGTTTTAAAGATGCCGTGCCAGGTTTTCGTGGTTATGAGCGTCTGTCTTCTCCATTGGGCTGGTTGGAGAGTGCGCGGCTTATCCTGCGGACTTCTATTGTGAATCGAGCTGAAACTCCGTTGGCCGGATTCACAAGAGACAACCGGTTCAAGCAATACTTTTTTGATGTGGGTCTACTTGCTGTTATCACCAATATTGATCCAGCCCATATTTTAACGTACGATTACGGAAGTTACAAAGGCTATATCGCAGAAAATTTTGTTGCGCAGGAATTACGTGCAGCAGGAGTTCGAGATTTATTTTGCTGGGAAGGACGGACATCTAAGGTGGAGTTTCTGCTGGAAACTCCATCGGGCATTATTCCTATAGAAGTCAAATCAGGATGGGTGACCCAATCTAAGAGTATGAATGTATTTGTGGAACGCTACCAGCCCCGGCAGAATATCATACTGAGCGCTAAAAATGTGAAAACATGCGGTTCTCGATTGCATGTGCCGATTTATGCTGCCGGTCGTCTGGCGAATTTGTTATCAGGTCAGTAA
- a CDS encoding ComF family protein, with the protein MAIELKGNWKKGSAYDLHTLSSVYLGVDEYGHNHWDTTRSDMGELVYQLKYHEDKSVIGKIIDLIEVKYSGLETMDAIIPIPSTKKSRTIQPVNEIARELGIRLDVPVLEDVLEKQTGGTELKNVDDPDERKELLKKHMVLINEYDLAGKNVLLVDDLYRSGSTLSVATDILYQQAKANGVFVLTMTKTRSNR; encoded by the coding sequence ATGGCCATCGAACTTAAAGGAAACTGGAAAAAAGGGTCCGCGTATGATTTGCATACTCTCTCTAGCGTCTATTTAGGAGTGGATGAGTATGGACATAATCATTGGGATACAACCAGAAGTGATATGGGTGAACTTGTCTACCAGCTAAAATATCACGAAGACAAATCTGTTATTGGAAAGATCATTGACCTTATCGAAGTAAAATACAGCGGTCTTGAAACAATGGATGCAATAATTCCAATTCCTTCGACAAAAAAGTCCAGAACTATTCAACCCGTAAATGAAATAGCACGAGAGTTGGGGATAAGACTTGACGTGCCAGTATTGGAAGATGTTCTTGAAAAACAAACGGGGGGGACAGAGTTAAAGAATGTTGATGATCCCGACGAAAGAAAAGAACTGTTGAAAAAACATATGGTTTTAATAAATGAATACGACTTAGCAGGAAAGAACGTTCTTTTAGTTGACGACTTATATCGTTCAGGTTCAACTCTGTCCGTTGCAACAGACATTTTATATCAGCAGGCCAAAGCGAATGGTGTATTTGTCTTAACTATGACAAAGACTCGGAGCAATAGATGA
- a CDS encoding adenylate/guanylate cyclase domain-containing protein, with translation MPVFLLTDIEKSTRLWEDHPEVMKAALERHDSILCDSVKSHGGAIVKNTGDGIFAVFEKGDPLACALHIQKTIQDEDWGELKDMQVRMAFHSGTAQKRENDYFGSEVSIGNRNLHLSRNGP, from the coding sequence ATGCCTGTTTTCCTGTTAACCGATATCGAAAAATCAACCCGGCTCTGGGAAGATCATCCCGAAGTGATGAAAGCCGCCCTTGAACGTCATGACTCCATCCTTTGTGACAGCGTTAAGAGCCACGGCGGAGCTATAGTCAAGAACACCGGAGACGGTATTTTCGCTGTATTCGAAAAAGGTGACCCGCTGGCCTGCGCGCTGCACATACAGAAAACAATTCAGGATGAAGACTGGGGAGAACTGAAGGATATGCAGGTTCGAATGGCATTTCATTCAGGAACTGCGCAGAAAAGAGAAAACGATTATTTCGGCTCTGAAGTATCAATAGGAAACAGGAATTTGCATCTTTCACGAAATGGTCCATGA
- a CDS encoding HigA family addiction module antidote protein, with translation MKKKLSPITPGEVLLEEFLKPMGISQSQLAKDINVPANRISQVVHGKREITADTALRLGKYFGIEPEFWLNLQVRFNMKIAKSKLGLIIEKEVKVHFSELQQHNHANA, from the coding sequence ATGAAGAAAAAATTATCTCCAATTACACCGGGTGAAGTCCTTTTAGAGGAATTTCTTAAACCAATGGGAATTTCACAGAGCCAACTTGCTAAGGACATAAATGTACCAGCTAACCGTATTAGTCAAGTTGTTCATGGCAAAAGGGAAATTACTGCAGACACAGCATTACGCCTTGGCAAATATTTCGGAATTGAACCTGAATTTTGGTTAAACCTACAGGTTAGATTCAATATGAAAATTGCCAAGAGCAAGCTGGGGCTTATAATCGAGAAAGAAGTGAAGGTTCATTTTTCTGAATTACAACAACACAACCATGCAAACGCTTGA
- a CDS encoding nucleotidyl transferase AbiEii/AbiGii toxin family protein — translation MKNIIESRLEEYGSSSREARVHALREIVQEIALYSLSVNDFFSRAVFHGGTELRLVHGLPRFSEDLDFILAEPDNSFSWSSYEEALLRTCSNYGLDIELRAAGSEGLSIRKLLLIDSSILGSYPDGRTPFLRIRLEADVNPPEGVQIRTAFIDFPIPFEVSVMELPSSFALKCHALLCRSWVKGRDWFDFLWFCSRDIYPEMDLLSAAIDQNGPWAHQGIHIDHVWLRDQLSRKIESLNWDQTARDVYPFLSTEERKTLDGWKPELFLHYLHRLFSE, via the coding sequence ATGAAAAACATTATTGAATCAAGGCTCGAAGAATATGGTTCGTCTTCCCGGGAGGCTCGCGTTCATGCTCTTCGGGAGATCGTGCAGGAAATCGCCCTATATTCACTGTCAGTGAACGATTTCTTCAGCAGAGCTGTGTTCCACGGCGGAACAGAACTTCGTTTGGTTCATGGTCTACCTCGTTTCTCAGAGGATCTCGATTTCATCCTCGCGGAGCCTGATAATTCATTCTCCTGGTCTTCATACGAAGAGGCTCTGCTCAGAACCTGTTCCAATTATGGTCTCGATATTGAACTGCGTGCTGCCGGGTCGGAAGGCTTATCAATCCGAAAGCTTCTTTTGATCGACTCTTCTATTCTCGGAAGCTATCCTGATGGTCGAACACCATTTTTAAGAATCAGACTGGAAGCGGACGTAAATCCCCCTGAAGGAGTACAAATTCGAACTGCATTCATTGACTTCCCGATACCCTTCGAGGTTTCGGTGATGGAGCTTCCTTCATCGTTCGCTTTGAAGTGCCACGCTCTCTTATGCAGATCATGGGTCAAAGGAAGAGACTGGTTCGATTTCCTCTGGTTCTGCTCCAGGGATATCTATCCTGAAATGGATCTGCTTTCCGCTGCAATCGATCAGAACGGACCGTGGGCACATCAGGGCATCCATATTGATCATGTATGGCTGAGAGATCAGCTCAGCCGTAAGATCGAGTCTCTGAACTGGGATCAGACTGCTCGCGATGTTTACCCATTCCTGTCCACGGAAGAGCGGAAAACACTGGATGGGTGGAAACCTGAATTGTTCCTTCACTACCTTCACCGTCTGTTCTCCGAATAG
- a CDS encoding plasmid pRiA4b ORF-3 family protein, translated as MKNPPSKTQWKKLYNLANTVAELKPWKILSDYMVFGVRLSDYDINGYVGIAGKHGQSRGVFVYMGEPSMERVRFMGSPEIVMELSMLTLTFEKPETLPDKDRKIISSLKLNYHSVEDVPFFRSYSPGLHPWYLNKDDAAILIICLEQAVELLRRGKFEKLLDMRSEEKKCLYRIPGEDGKWTEIVEETPENPEFEKVFFIRKGSLDDLNELPDSNKSIQARLFPLPEPNGKKGERPSFAYMLILVDSETEFLLTDNILEIDSTIRDMELQVPEMLINELVVHGIKPKQLEIIKGCKLSEILRQLGYENFPVPVKEKKKLKALGNTLNILLNSLFYRDDLPDPGITRNAPAQSEHFHEVDDRIHVIKVALMYDKSVYRKIAIRSDQTLKDLHDAIFDAFDREEEHLYSFFFPDRPTKSKRAITDSPEYTLTGMTDEFFDEGQNDASEATIQSLKLRTKQKFYYIFDWGDEWWHELTYEGVKDIRKKDLPTVIVARGESPPQYPDYDEED; from the coding sequence GTGAAGAATCCTCCATCAAAGACACAATGGAAGAAACTGTACAATCTTGCGAATACAGTCGCTGAACTGAAGCCATGGAAGATACTTTCTGATTACATGGTTTTTGGAGTGCGATTATCAGATTACGATATAAATGGTTATGTGGGTATTGCCGGAAAACACGGGCAGAGTCGCGGTGTGTTTGTTTACATGGGCGAACCATCCATGGAGAGAGTCAGGTTCATGGGCAGCCCGGAAATCGTTATGGAATTGTCGATGCTGACACTGACCTTTGAAAAACCGGAAACTCTTCCGGATAAGGACAGAAAGATTATCAGCTCACTGAAGCTTAACTATCATTCGGTTGAAGATGTTCCGTTTTTCAGATCATACTCACCCGGACTTCACCCATGGTATTTGAACAAAGATGATGCTGCAATTCTAATAATTTGCCTTGAGCAGGCTGTTGAACTGCTTCGAAGGGGAAAATTCGAAAAACTGCTTGATATGCGCTCCGAGGAGAAAAAGTGCCTTTACAGAATTCCAGGAGAAGATGGGAAATGGACTGAAATCGTAGAAGAGACTCCTGAAAACCCTGAATTCGAAAAGGTGTTCTTCATCAGGAAAGGCAGCCTGGACGATTTGAACGAACTTCCCGATAGCAACAAATCAATCCAGGCAAGACTATTCCCGTTACCGGAACCAAACGGAAAGAAAGGGGAACGCCCGTCTTTTGCGTACATGCTCATTCTGGTTGACTCCGAAACAGAGTTTTTACTGACTGATAATATACTGGAGATCGACTCTACTATAAGAGATATGGAGCTGCAGGTTCCTGAAATGCTTATCAATGAGTTAGTGGTTCATGGAATTAAGCCAAAGCAGCTGGAAATTATCAAGGGTTGTAAGCTGAGTGAGATTCTGAGGCAACTGGGATATGAGAACTTCCCTGTGCCGGTGAAAGAAAAAAAGAAGCTCAAGGCTCTTGGCAATACACTGAACATCCTGCTCAATTCTCTCTTTTATAGAGATGATTTACCGGACCCGGGCATAACCAGGAACGCTCCTGCTCAGTCAGAGCACTTTCACGAAGTGGATGACAGGATTCATGTAATCAAAGTCGCATTGATGTACGACAAATCGGTTTACCGAAAAATCGCCATAAGGAGCGATCAGACCCTTAAAGATCTGCATGACGCCATATTCGACGCCTTTGACAGAGAAGAGGAGCATCTCTACTCCTTCTTCTTTCCGGATAGACCGACAAAGTCCAAAAGAGCGATCACAGATTCCCCGGAATACACCCTCACGGGAATGACGGATGAATTCTTTGACGAAGGACAGAATGACGCTTCAGAGGCGACCATACAGTCCCTCAAGCTCAGAACGAAGCAGAAATTCTACTACATCTTCGACTGGGGAGACGAGTGGTGGCACGAACTGACTTACGAGGGCGTTAAGGACATCAGAAAAAAAGATCTGCCGACGGTCATAGTTGCCAGAGGAGAATCTCCACCTCAGTACCCCGACTATGATGAGGAAGATTGA